One window of Bacteroidota bacterium genomic DNA carries:
- a CDS encoding YggS family pyridoxal phosphate-dependent enzyme — protein MHNTVSRDSTSTIQQRIAGVLRRMEQACQRVGRDASEVELVAVTKTYPIEVVREAFDAGIRHFGENRVQELKLKSQALPGVQHGGEVFWHMIGHVQRNKAKDVLECADFVHALDSQRLAEVMDRRAGDKGRVLPCLVQVNVSNEYSKFGLEPADVPEFLVLLKQYANLEVRGFMTLAAPAADPEDVRPQFKLLRSIMHDAQQAHPQMKTVDVLSMGMSGDFEVAIEEGATHVRVGSALFGARS, from the coding sequence ATGCACAATACGGTGTCTCGCGATTCAACATCGACCATCCAGCAACGAATAGCAGGCGTGCTCCGCCGAATGGAGCAAGCATGCCAGCGAGTAGGGCGGGATGCAAGTGAAGTTGAGCTTGTCGCAGTCACAAAAACGTACCCGATTGAGGTTGTTCGCGAAGCTTTTGACGCAGGGATACGACACTTTGGTGAAAACCGTGTCCAGGAGTTGAAGTTGAAATCTCAAGCGCTACCAGGCGTTCAGCATGGTGGAGAGGTTTTTTGGCACATGATTGGCCATGTTCAGCGTAACAAGGCTAAAGATGTACTAGAATGTGCCGATTTTGTGCATGCACTTGATAGCCAACGGTTAGCGGAGGTAATGGATCGACGTGCCGGAGACAAGGGCCGCGTCTTGCCATGCCTCGTACAGGTTAATGTGTCAAACGAATATTCAAAATTTGGGTTGGAGCCGGCAGACGTGCCGGAATTCCTCGTGCTGCTGAAGCAATATGCGAACCTTGAAGTTCGTGGGTTTATGACCCTTGCCGCTCCAGCAGCCGATCCTGAAGATGTGCGTCCGCAGTTCAAACTGCTACGATCCATAATGCATGACGCGCAACAGGCCCATCCGCAGATGAAGACCGTGGATGTACTCTCCATGGGGATGAGCGGAGATTTTGAGGTTGCTATAGAGGAAGGGGCAACCCACGTTCGTGTTGGCAGTGCGTTGTTCGGCGCACGAAGTTAA
- a CDS encoding purine-nucleoside phosphorylase: MPEENVSLPEQAARYRAEVEGAAKTISSVSALNPSIGIILGTGLGALAKEIEVEHVLDYGEIPHFPVSTVESHQGKLIIGRLGNVPVYACQGRFHLYEGYSAQQVTFPVRVLGTLGVNTLLISNAAGGMNPNFKRGDLMLITDHINLQGVNPLVGPNDDDWGPRFPDMSEPYDTGLRDLAESIALSRGIKLHQGVYVSVVGPNLETKAEYRFLRAIGADVVGMSTVPEVIVARHMNLRTMAISVVTDECFPDALEPISIEHVLAAAAEAEPNLTAIMKAVAMHEA; encoded by the coding sequence ATGCCAGAGGAGAATGTGTCTCTGCCTGAACAGGCAGCACGTTATCGCGCAGAGGTTGAAGGCGCTGCCAAAACCATTAGCTCCGTATCAGCTTTAAACCCTTCCATCGGTATCATTCTTGGCACCGGACTTGGGGCATTAGCCAAAGAAATTGAAGTGGAGCACGTGCTCGACTATGGCGAAATTCCCCATTTTCCTGTTTCCACGGTAGAAAGTCATCAAGGAAAATTGATCATTGGGCGCCTCGGTAATGTGCCGGTTTATGCATGCCAGGGCCGGTTTCATCTGTATGAAGGATACTCAGCACAACAGGTAACCTTTCCCGTTCGTGTATTGGGGACGCTGGGTGTAAATACCTTGCTGATTTCGAATGCTGCCGGCGGCATGAACCCGAATTTCAAGCGTGGCGACTTGATGCTTATCACCGATCACATCAACCTGCAAGGGGTAAATCCGCTTGTTGGGCCAAATGATGATGATTGGGGGCCACGCTTTCCTGATATGAGTGAACCTTACGATACCGGGCTGCGTGACCTGGCCGAGTCCATCGCGCTGTCACGCGGGATTAAACTCCATCAGGGTGTCTACGTATCGGTTGTCGGGCCTAACCTGGAGACAAAAGCTGAGTACAGGTTTTTGCGGGCCATTGGCGCTGACGTTGTTGGGATGAGTACCGTCCCCGAAGTGATCGTTGCACGCCATATGAACTTACGCACCATGGCCATTTCGGTTGTTACCGACGAGTGCTTTCCCGATGCGCTGGAGCCGATCTCCATCGAACACGTGCTGGCTGCAGCCGCGGAAGCTGAGCCAAACCTTACTGCCATCATGAAAGCAGTGGCTATGCACGAAGCATAA
- a CDS encoding four helix bundle protein yields the protein MFGDEIWDENEWEAFLRKDDDRIERYMKLLNRFLSDHPLPKTENDQDNQAWRDAFKAYLIQHGLPFEEFEAGQFQADNEEQEEHSPIPFDLPTEDLIMEEDREAFESLQQIPVYQLAYDLTTYVLSWSDGLPGETKDSVLVQFCSSIMQVTANIAKGHGMGYDLEVLGGNIACLKRGIKAANTALDLLREMKGRRYFTPAAYADLYERTYEVRNSVGLHIQDLRDRFNLGID from the coding sequence ATGTTCGGCGATGAAATTTGGGACGAAAACGAGTGGGAAGCCTTCCTTCGGAAAGACGATGACCGCATCGAGCGGTACATGAAGCTCTTGAACCGGTTTTTGTCTGATCACCCACTGCCTAAAACCGAGAATGACCAGGACAACCAGGCCTGGCGAGACGCCTTTAAAGCATATCTTATCCAGCACGGTTTGCCGTTTGAGGAATTTGAAGCTGGCCAATTCCAGGCAGACAATGAAGAGCAGGAAGAACATTCACCCATCCCGTTTGATTTGCCAACAGAAGACCTCATTATGGAGGAAGACAGGGAGGCGTTTGAGTCATTGCAACAGATCCCGGTATACCAGCTTGCGTATGATCTGACCACCTATGTGCTCTCCTGGTCTGATGGCTTGCCCGGAGAAACGAAGGACAGTGTGCTTGTCCAGTTCTGCTCGAGCATCATGCAGGTTACTGCAAACATTGCGAAAGGGCATGGCATGGGGTACGACCTGGAAGTGTTGGGCGGTAATATTGCATGTTTGAAACGCGGGATCAAGGCTGCCAACACAGCGCTGGATCTGCTGCGCGAGATGAAGGGCCGGCGCTACTTCACGCCGGCGGCCTACGCTGATCTTTACGAACGAACGTACGAAGTGCGCAATAGCGTGGGACTCCATATCCAGGATCTGCGAGACCGATTTAATCTCGGTATCGATTAA
- a CDS encoding DivIVA domain-containing protein, which translates to MKLTPLDIKKQEFTRSFRGVDAQEVYNFLQMVGDQWDNLLDENRRLEQKVREYDNKLDHYRKIEEALQEALETARDNSHKTIENAQREAQIILKEARSASEEIRKKASTDHKRLKHDISKIGSRRDEVVARLRAFLMSELELLSRFEGQDSMGFVRLDAADSRQLHGRSNEVNIRASYQSHAVPVHHPENPVVDLPVDEEETSFEEDLTVNDTFTGATTRAVTGNTVDLAHGSQNGNGHAEPSASEGLSTDELEFIKSTVSSATQQPVADDIFKPAEPEVDEAWQRSLADNNTPANGQPHPGNQPDAPPGGWVVKPAGGNRPPEQAPANTPNLGGFASPLFGSDSDQDDLSATPEEIEKIRRILNDLD; encoded by the coding sequence ATGAAATTGACTCCCCTTGACATAAAGAAGCAAGAGTTTACTCGATCATTTCGTGGAGTAGACGCGCAGGAAGTATATAATTTTCTTCAGATGGTGGGGGATCAATGGGATAACTTGTTAGATGAAAACCGCCGGCTCGAACAGAAGGTGCGCGAATACGACAACAAGTTGGACCATTACCGTAAAATTGAAGAGGCCCTCCAGGAAGCACTGGAGACCGCGAGAGACAATTCTCATAAAACCATCGAGAACGCGCAGCGCGAAGCGCAGATCATTCTCAAAGAAGCGCGCAGTGCCTCGGAAGAAATTCGAAAAAAAGCTTCAACAGATCACAAGCGGTTGAAGCACGATATCTCAAAAATTGGCAGCCGGCGCGACGAAGTTGTTGCGCGCCTGCGTGCTTTCCTTATGTCTGAACTGGAATTGCTGTCCCGCTTTGAAGGCCAGGATTCCATGGGCTTTGTTCGCCTTGATGCTGCTGATAGCCGGCAACTGCACGGCCGCAGTAATGAAGTTAATATCCGCGCTTCTTATCAGTCGCACGCCGTCCCGGTACATCACCCCGAAAACCCGGTTGTTGATTTGCCCGTGGATGAAGAGGAGACTTCGTTTGAAGAAGACTTGACCGTGAACGATACGTTCACCGGCGCAACAACCCGTGCAGTAACCGGCAATACTGTAGATCTTGCTCATGGAAGCCAGAATGGAAACGGTCATGCAGAACCGAGTGCGAGTGAAGGCCTGAGCACAGACGAACTGGAGTTTATTAAATCTACCGTTAGCTCTGCCACACAGCAGCCCGTTGCTGATGATATTTTCAAGCCGGCAGAACCTGAAGTAGACGAAGCCTGGCAACGTTCCCTTGCAGATAATAACACGCCGGCAAACGGACAGCCGCATCCGGGCAATCAGCCTGATGCGCCTCCTGGCGGTTGGGTTGTTAAGCCGGCAGGAGGGAACCGGCCGCCAGAGCAGGCACCTGCCAATACACCTAATCTGGGTGGCTTTGCCTCACCTTTGTTTGGTTCAGATAGCGATCAGGATGATCTTTCTGCAACGCCGGAAGAAATTGAGAAAATCCGCCGCATCTTGAACGACCTGGATTAA
- a CDS encoding FtsX-like permease family protein, with product MQKIRWVLGMAWRDSRGSRRRLLLFISSMVLGVAALVAISSFGENLKDAVDAEAMTLLGADLSIESRSPFGNEVEAIIDSLGGDQSRIVSFASMAYFPKNGGTRLSTIRAQEGAFPYYGAVETSPPEAAANYMENADALVDGELIEQFGVAVGDSVKVGTRTYRIAGELLKTPRESAAMMMLSPRIYIPLAEMDTLLLTRGSLADFEVYFKFDDGRDVEGMMESLGPRLRAQNVGFDTIAEMQREWNEGLTNLYRFLNLVGFIALLLGGIGIASAVHVYIKQRIETVAVLRCIGAQSMPTFAIYLVQATAMGLLAACFGSLIGLGVQWLLPQLLADFLPVEVTVSIKWIPVLIGLAVGLGVSLLFALLPLLSVKNVSPLLTLRKSVEATVTSSGWRYVIYGMLGLAILGFSIAQAPMWQIGLAYAGGIFVVFGLLALVAKGIVFFSRKFFPSSWPYPWRQGFSNLFRPNNQTVILMLSLGLGTFLIATLFLVQQTLLNQIQVAGGDDRPNMILFDIQPDQLEPVTNIVEARAMPVIDRVPIITMRIAEVNGRTIDEIKADTSGGRYSWAHRREYRSSYRDYLSDAETLVEGEFVGEVAVDADVIPISIEEDVSNELNVALGDEIVWDVQGVPITTQISSVRKVDWQRMETNFFVLFPKGVLEEAPQFFVMLTKSDSDEQAGQLQSAIVAAHPNVSSVDLKLILTVFDSIYSRISFVLEFTALFSILTGVIVLISAVSISRFQRISESVLLKTLGASRSQVIKILLIEYLFLGLFAALTGILLALASAWLLSFFVFDTVFVPALGTMLAAVVLVTALTVAVGMFNSRGIYARPPLEVLRAES from the coding sequence ATGCAAAAAATTAGATGGGTGCTGGGCATGGCCTGGCGCGATAGCCGGGGAAGCCGGCGCCGGCTTTTGCTCTTCATTTCGTCTATGGTGCTTGGCGTTGCTGCGCTGGTAGCCATCAGTTCGTTTGGGGAAAACCTGAAAGATGCGGTTGATGCAGAGGCCATGACCCTGCTCGGTGCTGACCTGAGCATTGAAAGCCGTTCGCCGTTTGGCAATGAAGTTGAAGCCATTATTGACTCGTTGGGCGGAGACCAGTCCCGTATCGTTTCATTTGCGTCGATGGCTTACTTTCCGAAGAATGGGGGCACACGGCTCTCAACGATCCGCGCACAGGAAGGTGCATTTCCATATTACGGCGCCGTTGAAACCAGTCCGCCTGAAGCTGCTGCCAATTATATGGAAAACGCTGACGCCCTTGTTGACGGCGAATTGATTGAGCAGTTTGGGGTTGCTGTGGGTGACTCGGTTAAAGTGGGTACGCGTACGTACCGTATCGCCGGCGAACTGCTCAAGACGCCACGGGAATCTGCAGCCATGATGATGCTCAGTCCGAGGATCTACATTCCCCTGGCAGAAATGGACACCTTGTTGCTTACGCGGGGGAGTCTGGCTGACTTTGAAGTGTATTTCAAGTTTGATGACGGTCGTGATGTAGAAGGCATGATGGAAAGCCTCGGGCCTCGATTGCGCGCACAAAACGTTGGTTTTGATACGATTGCAGAGATGCAGCGCGAGTGGAATGAAGGGCTAACCAACCTGTATCGCTTCCTGAACCTTGTAGGGTTCATTGCACTATTGTTAGGAGGGATTGGTATCGCGAGTGCAGTGCACGTGTACATCAAGCAGCGTATCGAAACGGTAGCCGTATTGCGGTGCATTGGTGCGCAATCCATGCCTACTTTTGCCATTTACCTGGTACAGGCAACCGCGATGGGATTGCTGGCTGCCTGTTTTGGGAGCCTGATCGGACTCGGCGTGCAGTGGCTATTGCCCCAATTGCTTGCCGATTTTTTGCCGGTTGAAGTTACCGTAAGTATCAAATGGATTCCTGTGCTCATCGGATTGGCGGTAGGGCTTGGTGTTAGCTTGCTTTTTGCGTTGTTGCCGCTGTTGTCGGTGAAAAACGTATCTCCCTTGCTGACGTTGCGCAAATCTGTTGAGGCTACCGTCACGTCAAGTGGATGGCGCTATGTGATTTATGGCATGCTTGGACTGGCAATTCTTGGATTCTCGATTGCTCAAGCGCCGATGTGGCAAATCGGGTTGGCTTATGCCGGCGGCATTTTTGTTGTTTTCGGATTGCTGGCGCTTGTGGCAAAAGGTATCGTGTTTTTCTCCCGCAAATTCTTTCCGTCGTCGTGGCCTTATCCCTGGCGACAAGGGTTTTCGAACCTCTTTCGACCGAACAATCAGACCGTAATTCTGATGTTGTCGCTTGGGCTCGGTACGTTTTTGATTGCAACGCTCTTTCTTGTACAACAGACGTTGCTGAACCAAATTCAGGTTGCCGGCGGAGATGACAGGCCAAACATGATTTTGTTTGACATCCAACCAGACCAACTGGAGCCAGTCACCAATATTGTGGAAGCCCGTGCCATGCCCGTGATCGATCGGGTACCCATCATCACGATGCGTATCGCTGAGGTGAATGGGCGTACAATCGATGAGATCAAAGCTGACACCTCTGGCGGAAGATATTCCTGGGCCCATCGCCGCGAGTACCGTTCTAGTTATCGTGATTATCTCTCAGATGCAGAGACCCTCGTGGAAGGGGAGTTTGTTGGGGAGGTCGCAGTGGATGCAGATGTTATTCCGATATCCATCGAGGAAGATGTCTCCAACGAACTGAATGTTGCCCTGGGCGACGAAATTGTTTGGGATGTGCAAGGCGTGCCGATTACAACGCAAATTTCGAGTGTGCGGAAAGTTGACTGGCAGCGCATGGAGACCAATTTCTTTGTGCTGTTTCCCAAAGGGGTGTTGGAAGAGGCGCCGCAGTTCTTTGTGATGCTCACCAAATCAGACAGCGATGAGCAGGCCGGCCAACTGCAATCTGCCATTGTGGCCGCGCATCCAAACGTTTCATCAGTCGATTTGAAGCTTATCCTGACGGTTTTTGATTCGATCTATAGCCGGATCTCGTTTGTGCTGGAATTCACGGCCCTGTTCAGCATACTTACAGGTGTCATTGTACTGATCAGCGCGGTATCGATAAGCCGCTTCCAGCGCATCAGCGAAAGCGTGTTGCTGAAGACATTGGGGGCATCGCGGTCGCAGGTGATTAAAATTCTGCTAATCGAATACCTGTTTTTGGGCTTGTTTGCTGCCCTGACCGGTATTTTGCTCGCCCTGGCAAGCGCCTGGTTGCTGTCATTTTTTGTCTTTGATACGGTCTTTGTGCCGGCACTGGGGACGATGCTTGCCGCTGTTGTGCTTGTAACCGCGCTAACGGTAGCTGTGGGGATGTTTAACAGCCGCGGGATCTATGCACGGCCGCCACTTGAGGTATTACGCGCAGAATCTTAA
- a CDS encoding ABC transporter ATP-binding protein, which yields MPTSPILEVENLTKTYPSGDTQLTVLADVSFTLNEGETCAIVGPSGSGKTTLLGLSAGLDAPSAGRVKLCGIDLQALSEDERAGVRNKHVGFVFQSFQLIPTLTALENIMVPAELRGDTGVRPRGMQLLESVGLADRASHYPAQLSGGEQQRIGLARAFINKPSILFADEPTGNLDAETGETIESLLFNLNKTAGTTLVVVTHDIELAEQTQRVIRLKAGAVVSDSYTGVGAVANGSSLKTEATS from the coding sequence ATGCCGACCTCACCAATCCTCGAAGTTGAGAATTTAACCAAAACCTATCCAAGTGGCGACACACAACTCACCGTACTGGCTGACGTGTCCTTTACACTGAATGAAGGCGAAACCTGTGCCATTGTTGGCCCTTCCGGAAGCGGTAAGACAACGCTGCTCGGATTGAGTGCCGGCCTTGATGCGCCAAGTGCGGGCCGGGTGAAACTGTGCGGCATCGACTTACAGGCGTTATCAGAAGATGAACGGGCCGGCGTGCGCAACAAGCATGTTGGATTTGTTTTTCAATCTTTTCAGTTGATTCCCACACTTACCGCACTCGAAAATATCATGGTGCCGGCTGAACTACGAGGGGATACTGGTGTGCGGCCGCGGGGCATGCAATTGTTGGAAAGCGTAGGGCTGGCTGATCGAGCATCACATTATCCTGCGCAGCTTTCGGGTGGCGAGCAGCAACGCATCGGCCTTGCGCGAGCATTCATCAATAAGCCAAGCATCCTTTTTGCTGACGAGCCCACGGGGAATCTGGATGCAGAGACCGGGGAAACGATCGAGTCGCTCCTTTTTAACCTGAATAAAACTGCCGGGACAACGCTTGTAGTGGTAACACACGACATCGAACTTGCTGAGCAAACCCAGCGTGTGATCCGCCTGAAGGCAGGCGCTGTTGTTTCTGACAGTTACACGGGTGTTGGTGCTGTTGCCAATGGTTCTTCGCTTAAAACAGAGGCGACTTCATGA